The genomic stretch GAGAAGCGCCCCAAGTGTTTAATGGACGAAGTATCGATTAAGGTTTGGCGATCGTTTTCTGTCACTTTCCAGGTTCAATTATAAATGTCTTCTCGCGGTATACCCATGTCTACCAAATCTTGAGCCGGATTAAGTTCAGTGAGGTTTTTATGAATCAAAATTTTACCCTTCTTAATATCAATATGCATAATATCGTCTTTGGCCTATTCACTTAGAATATTTTCTATTGATAGAGTGCCTTAAACTCCAATCTAACTCCTAACCAACTGATTCACTGCTATAATTACCAGCACGAAGTGTAGGAGTGTTTTCCATGTCAATACAAGGTCTTTTCCCAATTATATTGCTTGTCGCTACATTTTTGTGTTCTCTGGTCGCTGGATTTCTAGTCGCTTTTGCAATAGTTGTGATGCCAGGCATAAAACAATTAAACGACCGGGAATTTATTCGAGCGTTTCAGGTTATTGATGGCATTATCCAGAATAATCAGCCGATTTTTGTCTTTCTTTGGCTCGGTTCGATTGTCTTTTTAGTAGCTTCGAGTCTTCTGAGTCTTGGAGAATTGGATGGAGTTGACGAAGGGCTGATCATTCTCGCTTTGCTGACTTATCTTTTGGGGGTCCAGTTACCGACTTTTACGATTAACATCCCCTTAAATAAACAACTCCAAGCTTTGAATGTTGATCGGATGGATGAAGCGATGTACAAGTCTGCGCGTCTAGATTTTGAACCTCGTTGGAATCAGTGGAACTTAACCCGGACACCTTTAGCTTGTTTGGTATCTGCTTTGTTAATCCTTGTACTTTTCAGACTTTGAAGTGACATGAATAAAGCTAGAATTTTTACAGTTATAGCAGTGAATGAGTTGGTTAGGACAGCTAGATTATGGTATCTTAATTCTCGGAGGGTAACAGAAGAGGGATATTGATTCATACCATTTCTCCATGATGTTGCGCTTAATGAATACTCTCAGACAATTGCCTCAAGAGAAATCATTAGTTGCAAACTTAAAGAGAAATGGTATCAGCGATCGCCGATAGCACCCACTTCCTGCGCTCTAAAAATCGCCTCTGGATGGCAGTAATGCTTAAACTCTAGGAAATTCTCAAACGGATCGGCCAAGAAAAACGTAAAATGCTCCGTTAATTGGCCTGGAAACCGTTGTTTCGGTTGTTGAAAAAAGCGTAAATTCCGATCCAG from Roseofilum reptotaenium CS-1145 encodes the following:
- a CDS encoding anthrone oxygenase family protein, translating into MSIQGLFPIILLVATFLCSLVAGFLVAFAIVVMPGIKQLNDREFIRAFQVIDGIIQNNQPIFVFLWLGSIVFLVASSLLSLGELDGVDEGLIILALLTYLLGVQLPTFTINIPLNKQLQALNVDRMDEAMYKSARLDFEPRWNQWNLTRTPLACLVSALLILVLFRL
- a CDS encoding element excision factor XisI family protein, producing the protein MHIDIKKGKILIHKNLTELNPAQDLVDMGIPREDIYN